Proteins encoded within one genomic window of Tamandua tetradactyla isolate mTamTet1 chromosome 11, mTamTet1.pri, whole genome shotgun sequence:
- the TRMT1 gene encoding tRNA (guanine(26)-N(2))-dimethyltransferase yields MEGQPSGQPNPAAMENGSGTCGEERPPEAQETTITEGAAKIAFPSANEVFYNPVQEFNRDLTCAVITEFARIQLAAKGIQIKVPGEKDMPKVVVDLSEQEEDKTELKEGENLAPGDQPRTAAVGEICEEGLQVLEGLAASGLRSIRFAREVPGLQSVIANDASARAVDLIHHNVQLNDVAHLVQPSQADARMLMYQHQKVSERFDVIDLDPYGSPAPFLDAAVQAVSEGGLLCVTCTDMAVLAGNSGETCYSKYGAMALKSRACHEMALRIVLHSLDLRANCYQRFVVPLLSISADFYVRVFVRVFTGQAKVKASASKQALVFQCVGCGAFYLQRLSKASEAAGGRVKFSAACGPPVAPTCEHCGQRHQLGGPMWAEPLHDLEFVGRVLEAVSANPSRFHTSPRIRGVLSVVTEELPDVPLYYTLDQLSATIHCNTPSLLQLRSALLHAGFRVSLSHACKNAVKTDAPASALWDIMRCWEKECPVKRERLSESSPAFRILSVEPRLQANFSIREDANPGSRQRGLKRFQANPEANWGPRPRARPGGKAAGEAMKEKHKLLQNKRKEPAEDPTQRAARLKTFSCKRFKEGTCQRGDQCCYSHSPPAPGATANATPTDCPESPNQNPPGPEAATGPGIS; encoded by the exons ATGGAGGGGCAGCCTTCAGGGCAGCCGAATCCCGCCGCGATGGAGAACGGCAGCGGGACCTGCGGAGAAGAGCGCCCACCTGAGGCCCAAGAGACGACTATTACCGAAGGGGCCGCCAAGATCGCCTTCCCCAGCGCCAATGAGGTCTTCTACAATCCGGTGCAGGAATTCAATCGGGACTTGAC ATGTGCTGTGATCACCGAGTTTGCTCGCATTCAGCTTGCGGCCAAAGGAATCCAAA TCAAGGTGCCAGGCGAGAAGGATATGCCAAAGGTAGTTGTGGATTTGTCAGAGCAAGAGGAGGACAAGACTGAGCTGAAAGAAGGAGAAAACCTGGCCCCAGGAGACCAACCTCGAACAGCAGCTGTGGGAGAGATCTGTGAG GAGGGCCTGCAGGTGCTGGAGGGCCTGGCAGCCTCAGGTCTGCGTTCCATCCGCTTCGCCCGAGAGGTGCCTGGACTCCAATCCGTGATTGCCAACGATGCCTCTGCTCGGGCCGTGGATCTCATCCACCACAATGTGCAGCTCAATGACGTGGCACACCTGGTACAACCCAGCCAGGCGGATGCCCG CATGCTGATGTACCAGCACCAGAAGGTGTCGGAGCGCTTTGACGTCATCGACCTGGACCCCTACGGCAGTCCTGCCCCCTTCCTGGATGCTGCGGTGCAGGCCGTGAGCGAAGGAG GGTTGCTGTGCGTGACTTGTACTGACATGGCAGTGCTGGCGGGGAACAGTGGGGAGACGTGCTACAGCAAGTATGGGGCTATGGCCCTCAAGAGCCGGGCCTGTCACGAGATG GCTCTGAGGATTGTCCTGCACAGCCTGGACCTCCGCGCCAACTGCTACCAGCGCTTCGTGGTGCCACTGCTCAGCATCAGCGCCGACTTCTATGTGCGGGTGTTCGTCCGGGTGTTCACCGGCCAGGCCAAGGTCAAGGCTTCCGCCAG CAAGCAGGCCCTGGTGTTCCAGTGTGTGGGCTGTGGGGCCTTCTACTTGCAGCGCCTCAGCAAAGCGTCAGAAGCCGCTGGGGGCCG GGTCAAGTTCTCTGCAGCATGCGGCCCCCCCGTGGCACCCACATGTGAGCACTGTGGCCAGCGGCACCAG CTCGGCGGCCCCATGTGGGCCGAGCCCCTCCACGACCTGGAGTTCGTGGGCCGCGTCCTCGAGGCCGTGAGCGCCAACCCCAGCCGCTTCCACACATCGCCGCGGATCCGCGGGGTCCTGAGCGTCGTCACTGAG GAGCTCCCGGATGTGCCCCTGTACTACACGCTGGACCAACTGAGCGCCACCATCCACTGCAACACGCCCAGCCTCCTGCAGCTGCG CTCGGCCCTCCTGCACGCCGGCTTCCGGGTCTCCCTCTCCCATGCCTGCAAGAACGCGGTGAAGACAGACGCCCCCGCCTCGGCCCTCTGGGACATCATGCGCTGCTGG GAGAAGGAGTGTCCCGTGAAACGAGAGCGGCTCTCCGAGAGCAGCCCAGCCTTTCGCATCCTCAGCGTGGAGCCCAG gctgcagGCCAACTTCTCCATCCGGGAAGATGCCAACCCGGGCTCGCGCCAACGCGGACTAAAGCGCTTCCAGGCCAACCCTGAGGCCAACTGGGGCCCCCGGCCCCGTGCCCGGCCAGG GGGCAAGGCGGCAGGCGAAGCTATGAAGGAGAAGCacaagctgctccagaataagAGGAAGGAGCCGGCTGAGGACCCCACCCAGCGGGCAGCCCGGCTCAAGACATTTTCCTGCAAGAGATTCAAGGAG GGCACCTGTCAACGGGGGGACCAGTGCTGCTACTCCCACAGCCCTCCAGCACCAGGGGCCACTGCCAATGCCACCCCCACTGACTGTCCAGAGTCCCCCAACCAGAATCCCCCTGGGCCTGAGGCTGCTACAGGGCCAGGCATATCCTGA